The window TTAGCGGACACCTTGTCCGCCTCTTCCGTTCTGCCGTCTTCCGGCGCCTTGCCGGATTTGCTTTGATAATAACTGTCAATTAAATTCTTGACTTCGTCAATAGAAATATCGCCTTCGATATGTCGTTTCGCAGTCTCCAGCAAATATGCCGACGGCTTTAACCCGTCGACCGCCTGCAGGCCGATGGCCGTTTTCCACGACTCGGCCCGTTTTCGCCGGTGAGGCTCGCCCTGACGCAGATACTCGTCAAAGTCATAATACGGACAATGTTCGCCTCTTTTCATCTCACCCCACCCTTTTGAATACAGACAGCGCTCTGCTGCCCCGATATCATTGTATATTGCGGTTATTGTAAAGGCAAGCGACGATACTTCAGTCAGATATACCGCCGTGTTCCGTCGATTATTCTGGGAATTCGTACATTTATATAATAACTAAAACAGCAGGAAGGACCGCGTGGTATGCGGTCCTTCCTGCTGTCTGCGTATATTGGGTCTATCTATGAAATTCCTGTTGGGGGAGGAATTTTCAGCTATGCGGCCTGTGTCGATTTGGCTGTCTTTACGACTTCCTTGTCGAAGTAGCAGCTCTTGAGCAGCTCTTCCATCTGCGCGGGCGTGATGGGACGCGGGTTGGAACCGGTGCAGGCGTCGCCGACGGCGAGCTCCGCGACCTTCGGCAGCTTCTCCATAAACTCCTTCTCGTCAATGATGCCGCCCTCATAGTCCTTGATGCGCGAGGGGATATCAAGCTTGACATTGAGTTCGTTGATGTGGTCCACAAGGGCTGCTACAAGCTCCTCTGTCGTCTTGCCCTCAAGGTGGAGGTAACGGGCGATCTTCGCGTAACGCTCGGCCGCCGCCGGTTCCACAGCGTTGAAGCGGATGACCTTCGGCAGGTACATGGCGTTCGCGCAGCCGTGGACGATATGGCCGCCGCTGTAAGCCGCGCCAGTCTTGTGCGCCATCGAATGGACTATGCCGAGCAGTGCGTTTGAGAAGGCCATGCCCGCGAGGCACTGCGCGTCGTGCATCCTGTCGCGCGCCTCCATGTCGCCGTTGTATGATTTAACGATATCCTCGCTGATCATCTCGATCGCGTGGAGCGCTAGAGGATCGGTATAGTCGCAGTGCAGCGTCGAGACATAAGCCTCGATCGCGTGGGTCATGGCGTCCATGCCGGTGTGCGCTGTGAGCTTCTTGGGCATCGTCTCGGCAAGGTCAGGATCGACGATCGCCACGTCGGGGGTGATATTGAAGTCCGCAAGCGGATACTTGATGCCCTTCGCGTAGTCGGTGATGACCGAGAAGGCCGTTACCTCCGTCGCCGTTCCCGATGTTGAGGGGATGGCGCAGAACCTCGCCTTGGTGCGCAGCGTCGGGAAGTTGAAGGGAATGCAGAGGGCCTCAAATGTCGTGTCAGGATATTCGTAGAAGGCCCACATCGCCTTAGCCGCGTCGATCGGCGAACCGCCGCCGATGGAGACAATCCAGTCGGGCTGGAACTCGCGCATCACAGCAGCGCCCTTCATCACCGTTTCAACCGAGGGATCGGGCTCCACGCCTTCGAAAAGACGGACCTCCATGCCGGCCTCTTTAAGATACTGCTCAACCTTATCGAGGAATCCAAAACGCTTCATGCTGCCGCCGCCGACAACGACGATCGCCCTTTTGCCTCTGAGTGTTTTAAGCGCTTCAAGCGAACCCTTTCCGTGATAGAGATCGCGCGGTAATGTAAATCTTGCCATGGTAAATTCCTCCGATACGTTAAAATTTTTATATTTTGTACTGCTTCGTTAATCACTTCATATTCTGTATTCTACTCACCGCCGTCTATATTGGTAGATACAAAAATGGAATATAGCTATTCAAATATCGATATAACTTTATCTAATATTACAATATTCCAATGTTTTGCGTACCGTGCTTACTCACAATATAAAACAAATAACCCGGCCCGCCGCTGATCTTCCATGCGGCGGGCCGGGTTCGATATTTCTTTCTCAGCCGGTCAGGCGGAATGACCGCTCTCCCTCCGGCGTCTGAGGAATATTTGGAACTTTATTTTGCCGAATACTCTACCAGCATCTTAAAAAAATCGTGCTGGAAGGGGTCGGAATCGGCGAGGGATTCCGGGTGCCACTGCACGCCGATGAGGCCTTTTTTGTAATCCGGCATCGCTATTCCCTCGATGAGTCCGTCGCCGGTCTCCGCGGTGACGACAAAGCCCTCCGCGAGCCTGTTGACCGCCTGGTGGTGCGCGGAATTAACGTTTATCTCTCTTTTTTCCGAAAGGGGCAGGAAGCGCGGTTCGATGATATTCACCGTATGCGAATAGCCCTCCATCGGATACGGGGACTGGTGGATCTTCCAGTCAGGATTTATCCTGTTGATATCCTGATGTATGTTTCCGCCAAAGACAACGTTGATCATCTGCTGTCCGCGGCATATCCCAAAGATAGTTTTACCCTTTTCATAGGCTCTCTTTAATAGAGTATATTCAAATTCATCCCTGACGGGGTCGGTCTCTCCGCTTCCATCCGCCTCTTCGCCGTATAGCGACGGAGTAATGTCGGCGCCGCCGCAGAACAAAAATCCATCGTACTTAGCGGCGACTGCGTCGATCTCCTCAGCCGTTCCTCTCACAGAAAGAAGTTCGGCCAAACCGCCGGCCATGCCTATATGGCGCAGCATCTTTCCCGTCAGGCAGAGGCGCTGCCAGCATGTTTCAACGATATTGCGCCCGGCATCCTGGAAGAGGGTATCTGCGAATGAGTCGTAAAATGCCGAGGAAGCCACTCCTATCAATGGTCTCATGATTTTCTCCTTTCAGCGCCCATTTTGTGATTCGCGCAGATCACAAAAGGTATCTTAAAAGAAAATACCCCCGCGGGGGTATTTTCTCTCGCGCATTTCGTAAACAGCGGCGTCAGATAATTATTTGCCTATCTGCGTGCCCTTTATTCTCTCATACTTCTCCGGTATCTTCACATCCGTGGTGTGCATATAGCCCCTGCCAAAAATATATGTGTCCTGGTAGAGCATTATATATTTCTTGTTCCTGGTCCCGTTCGCGAGGTCAAGATACCTTTTGCCATGCCATCCTATTCCGGGCGTATATTTCTCAAAACAGAGCGTGAAATC is drawn from Cloacibacillus porcorum and contains these coding sequences:
- a CDS encoding iron-containing alcohol dehydrogenase, producing the protein MARFTLPRDLYHGKGSLEALKTLRGKRAIVVVGGGSMKRFGFLDKVEQYLKEAGMEVRLFEGVEPDPSVETVMKGAAVMREFQPDWIVSIGGGSPIDAAKAMWAFYEYPDTTFEALCIPFNFPTLRTKARFCAIPSTSGTATEVTAFSVITDYAKGIKYPLADFNITPDVAIVDPDLAETMPKKLTAHTGMDAMTHAIEAYVSTLHCDYTDPLALHAIEMISEDIVKSYNGDMEARDRMHDAQCLAGMAFSNALLGIVHSMAHKTGAAYSGGHIVHGCANAMYLPKVIRFNAVEPAAAERYAKIARYLHLEGKTTEELVAALVDHINELNVKLDIPSRIKDYEGGIIDEKEFMEKLPKVAELAVGDACTGSNPRPITPAQMEELLKSCYFDKEVVKTAKSTQAA
- a CDS encoding gamma-glutamyl-gamma-aminobutyrate hydrolase family protein, with translation MRPLIGVASSAFYDSFADTLFQDAGRNIVETCWQRLCLTGKMLRHIGMAGGLAELLSVRGTAEEIDAVAAKYDGFLFCGGADITPSLYGEEADGSGETDPVRDEFEYTLLKRAYEKGKTIFGICRGQQMINVVFGGNIHQDINRINPDWKIHQSPYPMEGYSHTVNIIEPRFLPLSEKREINVNSAHHQAVNRLAEGFVVTAETGDGLIEGIAMPDYKKGLIGVQWHPESLADSDPFQHDFFKMLVEYSAK